Proteins encoded by one window of Arachis hypogaea cultivar Tifrunner chromosome 1, arahy.Tifrunner.gnm2.J5K5, whole genome shotgun sequence:
- the LOC112789868 gene encoding uncharacterized protein encodes MSRTLVQPIGQKRLTNVAVVRLKKHGMRFEIACYPNTVLAWRSGVEKDLDEVLQSHTVYSNVSKGVLAKSKDLIAAFGTDDQTKICLEVLKKGELQVAGKERESLLSSQFRDIATIVMQKTYNPETQRPYTISMIERLMRDIHFAVDPNSSSKKQALELIQELQKHYPIKRCPLRIRVAAPEEEVPALLEKLNEWKSTIISKEGSSGQLSVIFELEPGLYKGCHDFVVNNMHGRFEVLAHSLYVDGDTQVEQYTDDYEDMPPPMTKETRESVLELNDKLQKQTISSTSRLPPEMQQQKANKCSTCNVSFEDSKQYREHHKSEWHKHNMKRKTRQLPPLTEEECLADMELGDSKSDLKDYSF; translated from the exons ATGTCGCGGACGCTGGTGCAGCCGATAGGGCAGAAGAGGCTGACCAACGTGGCCGTCGTGCGACTCAAGAAGCATGGCATGCGCTTTGAGATCGCCTGCTACCCCAATACTGTCCTCGCTTGGCGTTCCGGCGT GGAGAAGGACCTGGATGAAGTGTTGCAGTCACATACTGTTTATTCCAATGTTTCCAAAGGTGTTCTTGCCAAGTCAAAGGATTTGATTGCTGCTTTTGGGACCGATGATCAGACCAAGATATGCTTAGAG GTTTTGAAGAAAGGGGAACTTCAGGTTGCCGGGAAAGAAAGGGAATCCTTGCTGTCGAGTCAGTTCAGGGATATTGCCACCATTGTGATGCAGAAGACATACAATCCTGAGACGCAGCGCCCTTACACTATTAGCATGATTGAGCGCCTGATGAGGGACATTCATTTTGCTGTTGATCCAAATAGCAGTTCCAAGAAGCAG GCTTTGGAGCTGATTCAGGAGCTTCAAAAGCATTACCCTATAAAACGATGTCCGTTAAGAATCCGAGTTGCTGCTCCTGAGGAGGAAGTGCCTGCCCTTTTAGAAAAGTTGAATGAGTGGAAGTCTACCATTATCTCTAAAGAAGGATCTTCTGGTCAGCTATCTGTT ATCTTTGAATTGGAACCAGGTCTATATAAGGGTTGTCATGACTTCGTTGTGAACAACATGCATGGAAGATTTGAGGTTCTTGCACACTCTCTTTATGTGGATGGGGATACCCAGGTAGAACAATACACTGATGATTATGAGGATATGCCTCCACCGATGACCAAAGAAACTCGCGAATCTGTTcttgaattgaatgataaacttCAAAAGCAGACAATTTCATCTACGAGTAGGCTGCCTCCTGAGATGCAACAACAAAAGGCAAACAAGTGCAGCACATGCAATGTTTCTTTTGAGGACTCTAAACAGTACAGGGAACACCACAAGAGTGAGTGGCACAAGCACAATATGAAGCGCAAGACGAGGCAACTCCCACCCCTTACCGAGGAAGAGTGCTTGGCAGACATGGAACTGGGTGACTCAAAATCTGATTTGAAGGATTATTCATTTTGA